A part of Solicola gregarius genomic DNA contains:
- a CDS encoding aldo/keto reductase, giving the protein MQYRTLGRTGIKVSPYALGAMMFGPFGNPDHEDATKIIHRALDAGINFIDTADAYSGGESEEIVGKALKRCRDDVVLATKARLPMGDDPNRQGASRRWLVRALDDSLRRLDTDHVDLFQIHRPDPDTDIEETLSALTDLVRAGKVRAIGSSAMPPSEIVEAQWVAERRGLQRFRTEQPSYSILARGIETEVLPVAERYGMGALVWSPLAKGMLTGRVRKGQQTDLRRAAMPAFADQFGDERRLDVIERLISLADEAGVKLTHLAIAFAIAHPGVTSAIVGPRTMDHLDDLLAGVDLTLSDEVLDKIDEIVPPGTDIGTRDVAAYVPPALASPSLRRRPVDERAAA; this is encoded by the coding sequence ATGCAGTACCGCACGCTCGGACGAACCGGCATCAAGGTCAGTCCCTACGCGCTCGGCGCGATGATGTTCGGACCGTTCGGCAACCCCGACCACGAGGATGCGACGAAGATCATCCATCGGGCCCTCGACGCGGGCATCAACTTCATCGACACGGCCGACGCGTACTCGGGCGGCGAGTCCGAGGAGATCGTCGGCAAGGCGTTGAAGAGGTGTCGCGACGACGTCGTACTCGCCACCAAGGCACGGCTCCCGATGGGCGATGACCCCAACCGACAGGGAGCCTCCCGGCGCTGGCTGGTGCGTGCGCTGGACGACTCGCTGCGACGTCTGGACACCGATCACGTCGACCTGTTCCAGATTCACCGGCCCGACCCCGACACGGATATCGAGGAGACGCTGTCGGCTCTCACCGATCTGGTCCGTGCCGGCAAGGTACGCGCCATCGGCAGCTCCGCCATGCCGCCGTCGGAGATCGTGGAAGCACAGTGGGTCGCCGAGCGCCGCGGCCTGCAGCGGTTCCGTACGGAGCAGCCGAGCTACTCGATTCTCGCCCGCGGTATCGAGACCGAGGTCCTCCCGGTCGCCGAGCGTTACGGCATGGGTGCGTTGGTGTGGAGCCCGCTCGCGAAAGGGATGCTCACGGGGCGGGTGCGGAAGGGGCAGCAGACCGACCTGCGCCGCGCCGCCATGCCCGCCTTCGCCGACCAGTTCGGCGACGAGCGTCGACTCGACGTCATCGAACGGCTCATCTCCTTGGCCGACGAGGCCGGCGTGAAGCTGACACATCTCGCGATCGCCTTCGCCATCGCACACCCCGGCGTCACGTCCGCGATCGTCGGGCCGCGCACGATGGACCACCTCGACGACCTGCTCGCTGGCGTCGACCTCACCCTCTCGGACGAAGTCCTCGACAAGATCGACGAGATCGTCCCTCCGGGCACCGACATCGGAACCCGCGACGTGGCCGCGTACGTCCCCCCGGCTCTCGCGAGCCCGAGCCTGCGCCGCCGGCCGGTCGACGAGCGGGCAGCCGCCTGA
- a CDS encoding TetR/AcrR family transcriptional regulator — MPDTESTERAPRRLRSDAQRNVDAVRAAAKAVFAEAGVDAPMRQIASRAGVGVGTIYRHFPQRSDLVVAVFRHEVDACADAAPTLAAEYPPGEALTRWLRRYLDFIAAKRGLHTALHSGDPAFDPLPTYFSERLRPALGALLDAAAATGEVRPDVDPTELLHAIAMLSVPGNADGPEKGQRMVELLLDGLRYGSRA; from the coding sequence GTGCCCGACACCGAGTCGACCGAGCGGGCGCCACGCCGGCTTCGCTCCGATGCACAGCGCAACGTCGACGCGGTACGCGCGGCGGCAAAGGCCGTGTTCGCCGAGGCGGGCGTGGATGCTCCGATGCGGCAGATCGCATCCCGTGCCGGCGTCGGCGTCGGCACCATCTACCGCCACTTCCCGCAGCGCTCGGATCTGGTCGTCGCCGTGTTTCGGCACGAGGTCGATGCCTGCGCCGACGCCGCCCCGACGCTGGCGGCCGAGTACCCGCCCGGCGAGGCCCTGACCCGGTGGCTGCGGCGATACCTGGACTTCATCGCTGCCAAGCGCGGGCTCCACACGGCCCTCCACTCGGGCGACCCCGCGTTCGACCCGTTGCCGACGTACTTCTCCGAGCGCCTGCGTCCCGCGCTCGGCGCACTCCTCGACGCCGCCGCGGCAACCGGTGAGGTCCGCCCCGACGTCGACCCGACGGAGCTGCTGCACGCGATCGCGATGCTGTCCGTTCCCGGCAACGCCGACGGGCCCGAGAAGGGACAGCGTATGGTCGAGCTGCTGCTCGACGGACTTCGCTACGGTTCGCGCGCCTAG
- a CDS encoding DUF2189 domain-containing protein, translated as MNDVPSAAGEPPYGSPRDDGWVEFSVGDALGFGWSRFWANPLPWLGLVVAFLAISIAVEFIVNGFELEIDDVTEPVGFSGAALLGSILSGIVTVLMTAVLTKAALDETYGHKATIGGALDVRNVMALLLASVIVGVLTAVGLLLFIIPGLVVMFLTYYAIAFVLDKNHDAITAIKASASLVSANVGRLLPLALAVVGINIVGALVFLVGLLITIPITTLATTHAFRTVQGERVA; from the coding sequence ATGAACGATGTCCCATCTGCGGCCGGCGAGCCACCGTACGGGAGTCCGCGCGACGACGGCTGGGTCGAGTTCAGCGTCGGTGACGCGCTCGGATTCGGCTGGTCGAGGTTCTGGGCGAATCCGTTGCCGTGGCTAGGACTCGTAGTCGCCTTCCTGGCGATCAGCATTGCGGTCGAGTTCATCGTCAACGGCTTCGAGCTCGAGATCGACGACGTCACCGAGCCGGTAGGGTTCTCGGGCGCCGCTCTGCTCGGCTCGATCCTGTCCGGGATCGTGACAGTTCTGATGACTGCGGTGTTGACGAAGGCCGCGCTGGACGAGACGTACGGCCACAAGGCGACGATCGGCGGTGCGCTCGATGTTCGCAACGTGATGGCGCTGCTGCTTGCCTCGGTGATCGTCGGCGTTCTGACGGCGGTCGGGCTGCTCCTGTTCATCATCCCCGGCCTGGTCGTCATGTTCCTGACCTATTACGCGATCGCTTTCGTGCTCGACAAGAACCACGACGCGATCACGGCGATCAAGGCGAGCGCATCGCTGGTCTCCGCGAACGTCGGGAGACTGCTGCCGCTCGCGCTCGCCGTCGTCGGCATCAACATCGTCGGAGCGCTGGTGTTCCTCGTGGGTCTGCTGATCACGATCCCGATCACGACGCTCGCGACGACACACGCGTTCCGCACCGTGCAGGGCGAGCGGGTCGCCTGA
- the dapC gene encoding succinyldiaminopimelate transaminase has product MDTRVLRRAVSRRLPDFPWDRLTEAKSRAAAHPDGIVDLSIGTPVDSTPDVVQRALAESADSPGYPTTVGTPELRESVVRWLGRRFGLDGVDVEGVLPAIGSKELIAGLPVQLGVGPGDTVVIPTLAYPTYEVGAALAGADVVVSDSTAALGPQAPAIVWLNSPSNPTGRILPAKHLRKVVEWARERGTLVVSDECYLECAWEGEPPVSVLDEEVSGGSFDGILAVHSLSKRSNLAGYRGGFAVGDPRVIAELLAVRKNLGLMMPGPQQGALVAALEDDSHVDAQRARYADRRKRLRAAFESAGFRIDHSEGALYLWATRAEPCLETVAALAERGILVAPGDFYGASGARHVRIAFTATDERVAAACERL; this is encoded by the coding sequence ATGGACACCCGGGTGCTGCGGCGCGCGGTCTCGCGACGCCTTCCCGACTTCCCATGGGACCGCCTGACCGAGGCGAAGTCGCGCGCGGCCGCCCATCCCGACGGCATCGTCGACCTCTCCATCGGTACGCCCGTCGACTCCACGCCCGATGTCGTCCAGCGCGCACTCGCCGAGTCCGCGGACTCGCCCGGCTATCCGACGACGGTCGGCACGCCGGAGCTGCGTGAGTCGGTCGTACGTTGGCTCGGGCGCCGCTTCGGTCTCGATGGTGTCGACGTCGAGGGCGTGCTTCCCGCGATCGGCTCGAAGGAGCTGATCGCCGGTCTGCCGGTGCAGCTGGGCGTCGGCCCCGGCGACACCGTCGTCATCCCGACGCTCGCGTACCCGACGTACGAGGTGGGTGCGGCTCTCGCGGGCGCTGATGTCGTCGTCAGCGACTCGACCGCAGCACTCGGTCCGCAGGCACCGGCCATCGTGTGGCTCAACTCGCCGTCGAACCCGACCGGCCGCATCCTGCCGGCGAAGCACCTGCGCAAGGTCGTCGAGTGGGCCCGCGAACGCGGCACCCTCGTGGTGAGCGACGAGTGCTACCTCGAGTGCGCCTGGGAGGGCGAGCCGCCCGTGTCGGTGCTCGACGAGGAGGTGTCCGGCGGTTCGTTCGACGGCATTCTCGCGGTTCACTCGCTGTCGAAGCGCTCCAACCTCGCCGGCTATCGAGGTGGGTTCGCGGTCGGCGACCCGCGCGTGATCGCCGAGCTGCTCGCCGTACGCAAGAACCTCGGGCTGATGATGCCCGGCCCGCAGCAGGGCGCGCTGGTCGCGGCGCTCGAAGACGACTCCCACGTCGACGCGCAACGTGCGAGGTACGCCGACCGACGCAAGCGGCTTCGGGCCGCCTTCGAGTCGGCCGGGTTCCGGATCGACCACTCCGAGGGTGCGCTCTACCTGTGGGCGACGCGTGCCGAGCCGTGCCTCGAAACGGTCGCAGCCCTTGCCGAGCGCGGCATCCTGGTCGCGCCGGGTGACTTCTACGGCGCGTCCGGCGCGCGGCACGTACGGATCGCGTTCACCGCGACCGACGAGCGGGTCGCGGCGGCCTGCGAGCGCCTCTGA
- the fdxA gene encoding ferredoxin, translating into MTYVIAQPCVDVKDRGCVDECPVDCIYEGKRMLYIHPDECVDCGACEPVCPVEAIFYEDDTPEEWKDYYAANVDFFDDLGSPGGAAKMGEIDKDHPMIAALPPQNQD; encoded by the coding sequence GTGACGTACGTCATCGCGCAGCCGTGTGTGGACGTGAAGGACCGCGGATGCGTTGACGAGTGCCCTGTCGACTGCATCTATGAGGGCAAGCGGATGCTCTACATCCATCCCGACGAGTGCGTCGACTGTGGCGCGTGCGAGCCCGTATGCCCCGTCGAGGCGATCTTCTACGAGGACGACACACCCGAGGAGTGGAAGGACTACTACGCGGCGAACGTCGACTTCTTCGACGACCTCGGCTCGCCGGGTGGCGCGGCGAAGATGGGTGAGATCGACAAGGACCACCCGATGATCGCCGCACTGCCGCCGCAGAACCAGGACTGA
- a CDS encoding GNAT family N-acetyltransferase: MPLDESMLGVRVSVRRLVPGEVGPTGGPAMTDVIGRVVALGDGHATIERRDGELVDVRLADVVTARRVPDGARRRRTRPAMDFAPSELARICTRGWPPIELEALGEWSLRAADGFTGRANSVAVHGDPGVELAVALSRVDAFYTARDLQPRAQVVDGSRWDDGFADAGWRGIGGTHDHALVQVADLRDALPFAADESGVTVADTVDDDWLALYGRAATGTPAAARRVLEGPPTVGFLRIGDPLVAIGRVAVTGEWAGLGAVEVAPSHRRQGLGRRIVDASLHWASEHGADKAYLQTMRHNDAALALYARYGFVDHHTYRYLTI, encoded by the coding sequence ATGCCTCTCGACGAGTCGATGCTGGGCGTACGCGTGAGCGTGCGCCGACTCGTTCCGGGTGAGGTCGGACCCACCGGCGGCCCGGCGATGACGGACGTCATCGGCCGTGTCGTCGCCCTCGGCGACGGACACGCGACGATCGAGCGACGCGACGGCGAGTTGGTCGACGTACGCCTGGCCGACGTCGTCACGGCGAGACGCGTACCCGACGGCGCCCGGCGCCGGCGTACCCGACCGGCGATGGACTTCGCGCCTTCGGAGCTGGCTCGGATCTGCACACGGGGCTGGCCGCCGATCGAGCTGGAGGCGCTCGGCGAGTGGTCGCTGCGGGCGGCCGACGGTTTCACCGGCCGGGCGAACTCGGTGGCCGTCCACGGCGATCCCGGAGTTGAGCTCGCGGTCGCGTTGAGCCGCGTCGACGCGTTCTACACGGCACGCGATCTTCAGCCCAGGGCACAGGTCGTGGACGGTTCCCGCTGGGACGACGGCTTCGCCGACGCCGGCTGGCGAGGCATCGGCGGTACGCACGACCACGCGCTCGTGCAGGTCGCGGACCTGCGCGACGCACTGCCGTTCGCCGCCGACGAGTCCGGTGTCACGGTGGCCGACACGGTCGACGACGACTGGCTCGCCCTCTACGGCCGCGCCGCGACCGGTACGCCCGCGGCCGCGCGTCGCGTGCTCGAAGGTCCTCCGACCGTCGGGTTCCTCCGGATCGGCGACCCGCTCGTCGCGATCGGCAGGGTCGCGGTCACGGGCGAGTGGGCCGGGCTGGGCGCCGTCGAGGTGGCGCCGTCGCATCGGCGCCAGGGTCTCGGCCGCCGGATCGTCGACGCGTCATTGCATTGGGCGTCCGAGCACGGTGCCGACAAGGCGTACCTGCAGACGATGCGCCACAACGACGCGGCGCTGGCGCTGTACGCGCGCTACGGCTTCGTCGACCATCACACGTACCGATACCTCACGATTTGA